The Pan paniscus chromosome 3, NHGRI_mPanPan1-v2.0_pri, whole genome shotgun sequence genome includes a window with the following:
- the MRFAP1L1 gene encoding MORF4 family-associated protein 1-like 1, translated as MRPLDIDEVEAPEEVEVLEPEEDFEQFLLPVINEMREDIASLIREHGRAYLRTRSKLWEMDNMLIQIKTQVEASEESALNHVQPPSGEADERVSELCEKAEEKAKEIAKMAEMLVELVWRIERSESS; from the coding sequence ATGCGGCCCCTGGACATAGACGAGGTGGAAGCGCCTGAGGAAGTGGAGGTGCTGGAGCCCGAGGAGGATTTCGAGCAGTTCCTGCTCCCGGTCATCAACGAGATGCGCGAGGACATCGCGTCTCTTATACGCGAGCACGGGCGGGCGTACCTGCGGACCAGGAGCAAGCTGTGGGAGATGGACAATATGCTCATCCAGATCAAAACGCAGGTGGAGGCCTCGGAGGAGAGCGCCCTCAATCACGTGCAGCCCCCGAGTGGCGAAGCCGACGAGAGAGTGTCGGAGTTGTGCGAGAAGGCTGAGGAGAAAGCCAAGGAGATTGCGAAGATGGCAGAGATGCTGGTCGAGCTCGTCTGGCGAATAGAGAGAAGCGAGTCTTCTTGA